The following proteins are encoded in a genomic region of Thermococcus pacificus:
- a CDS encoding fumarate hydratase produces the protein MSLLVEALVEAIRLAVTRIPDDTVEALKRAYEEENSRIARFNLENILRAIEIGRERSIPVCQDTGTMTFFIRAGIESPFLKELEGAIIEAVRKATLEVPLRPNAVDVLGGRNSGDNTGKGVPIIHWELDKGDEVEIAVFPKGGGSENCSALAMLTPGEGWEGVRRFVVERVRACGGKPCPPVIIGIGVGGGADYSLKLAKRALLRKIGERNPDKEIAKIEEELLEEINALGIGPMGMGGKTTALDVKIEVAHRHPASFPVGLVVQCWANRRAFLRLKPNGRVEVWQ, from the coding sequence ATGTCATTGCTCGTTGAGGCACTAGTTGAGGCGATAAGACTTGCAGTCACGAGGATTCCGGACGATACCGTTGAGGCCCTCAAACGGGCTTACGAAGAAGAAAACAGCAGAATAGCACGCTTCAACCTCGAAAATATCCTCAGAGCAATTGAAATCGGTAGAGAACGCTCGATTCCAGTCTGTCAGGACACGGGGACGATGACCTTCTTCATCAGGGCCGGAATAGAGAGCCCCTTCCTCAAGGAACTCGAAGGAGCCATCATTGAGGCCGTCAGAAAGGCCACCCTCGAAGTCCCGCTCAGGCCCAACGCGGTGGACGTTCTGGGGGGCAGAAATTCCGGCGACAACACCGGGAAGGGAGTCCCGATAATCCACTGGGAACTCGATAAGGGAGACGAGGTCGAGATAGCCGTCTTCCCAAAGGGCGGGGGAAGTGAGAACTGCTCCGCTTTAGCGATGCTAACCCCCGGAGAGGGCTGGGAGGGTGTCAGGAGGTTTGTAGTCGAGAGAGTTAGGGCCTGCGGCGGAAAGCCCTGCCCGCCGGTGATCATCGGGATTGGAGTTGGTGGGGGTGCTGACTATTCCTTGAAGCTTGCCAAGAGGGCCCTGCTCAGAAAAATCGGCGAGAGAAACCCGGATAAAGAGATCGCAAAAATCGAGGAAGAACTTTTGGAAGAGATAAACGCCCTCGGAATAGGGCCGATGGGAATGGGCGGGAAAACAACGGCCCTTGACGTCAAAATCGAAGTCGCCCACAGGCACCCGGCGAGCTTTCCAGTCGGCCTAGTAGTCCAGTGCTGGGCCAACAGAAGGGCGTTTCTAAGGCTAAAACCGAACGGGAGGGTAGAAGTATGGCAGTGA
- a CDS encoding hydroxyacid dehydrogenase gives MKVLVAAPLHEKAIEVLKNAGFEVVFEEYPDEERLIELVGDVDAIIVRSKPKVTRKVIEAAPKLKVIGRAGVGLDNIDIEAAKERGIKVVNSPGASSRSVAELAVALMFNVARKVAFADRKMREGVWAKKQCMGVELEGKTLGVVGFGRIGYEVAKIAHALGMNVLLYDPYPKEERAKEVGGKFVDLETLLKESDVVTLHVPLIDATYHLINEERLKLMKPTAILINAARGAVVDTNALIKALQEGWIAGAGLDVFEEEPLPKDHPLTKFDNVVLTPHIGASTVEAQMRAGVQVAEQIVEILKE, from the coding sequence GTGAAGGTTCTCGTTGCGGCGCCGCTGCACGAAAAGGCCATAGAGGTTTTGAAGAACGCCGGTTTCGAGGTTGTTTTCGAGGAGTACCCCGATGAAGAGAGGCTCATCGAGCTCGTCGGGGACGTCGATGCGATTATCGTCAGGAGCAAGCCCAAGGTTACGCGTAAGGTCATCGAGGCCGCGCCAAAGCTCAAGGTCATCGGGAGGGCTGGAGTTGGCCTCGACAACATAGACATTGAAGCTGCCAAGGAGAGGGGCATTAAGGTCGTCAACAGCCCCGGAGCTTCAAGCAGAAGCGTCGCGGAGCTCGCCGTTGCCCTAATGTTCAACGTTGCCAGGAAGGTGGCCTTCGCCGACAGGAAGATGAGGGAAGGTGTCTGGGCCAAGAAGCAGTGCATGGGAGTTGAGCTGGAGGGCAAGACTCTTGGAGTCGTCGGCTTCGGAAGGATCGGTTACGAGGTCGCCAAGATTGCCCACGCCCTCGGCATGAACGTTCTCCTCTACGACCCGTATCCGAAAGAGGAGAGGGCCAAGGAAGTTGGCGGAAAATTTGTCGACCTCGAGACCCTCCTGAAGGAAAGCGACGTCGTGACTCTGCACGTCCCGCTAATTGATGCAACATACCACCTCATAAACGAGGAGAGGCTCAAGCTCATGAAGCCGACCGCCATACTCATCAACGCCGCCCGCGGTGCTGTAGTAGATACAAACGCCCTCATCAAGGCCCTCCAGGAGGGCTGGATAGCCGGAGCCGGCCTGGACGTCTTCGAGGAGGAGCCACTGCCAAAGGACCACCCGCTGACCAAGTTCGACAACGTTGTCCTGACCCCGCACATAGGTGCCTCGACCGTTGAGGCCCAGATGAGGGCTGGCGTTCAGGTCGCCGAGCAGATAGTCGAGATTCTGAAGGAGTGA
- a CDS encoding TIGR00153 family protein has product MPIFGGKESSVFETIEDHLKVVNESLVAFRELMVAYLEKDLERAKAFEREVDKLESKADTLRRSIETMLYEGAFLPANRGDYVRLSELIDQVADAAESAAHTLVLARPKIPEELKDEILGLVDSAIETYKVLIDAVNALNSDVDRAIELAKAVEDAEEEADDVEYEVKSKVFESETITTYAKLIWNQILTKIGDIADRAEDASDQVMLMAIKRRG; this is encoded by the coding sequence ATGCCCATATTCGGCGGTAAGGAAAGCAGCGTTTTTGAGACCATTGAAGACCATCTCAAGGTCGTCAACGAGTCCCTGGTGGCTTTCAGGGAGCTGATGGTTGCGTACCTCGAGAAGGACCTTGAGAGGGCCAAAGCCTTTGAGAGAGAAGTTGACAAACTTGAGAGCAAGGCCGACACCCTCAGGAGGAGCATTGAGACGATGCTCTATGAGGGGGCTTTTCTGCCCGCGAACAGGGGCGATTACGTCAGGCTCAGCGAGCTAATAGATCAGGTGGCTGATGCGGCGGAAAGCGCGGCCCACACGCTGGTTCTCGCGAGACCAAAGATCCCGGAGGAACTCAAGGACGAGATACTCGGCCTCGTGGATTCTGCTATCGAGACGTACAAGGTTCTCATCGATGCAGTCAACGCCCTGAACTCGGACGTCGACAGGGCCATAGAGCTGGCCAAGGCGGTTGAAGATGCCGAAGAGGAGGCCGACGATGTTGAGTACGAGGTCAAGAGCAAGGTTTTTGAGAGCGAGACCATTACAACCTACGCAAAGCTTATCTGGAACCAGATATTAACGAAGATCGGCGACATAGCAGACCGCGCCGAAGACGCTTCAGACCAGGTCATGCTCATGGCAATAAAAAGAAGGGGATGA
- a CDS encoding 2-dehydropantoate 2-reductase gives MKIYVLGAGSIGSLFGALLARAGNDVTLIGREPQVRAINESGLRVSGVEDFTVHPNASLYAPEEPPDLLILATKSYSTKTALECARKCLGPETWILSVQNGLGNEELALKETPKVIGGVTTNGAMLVEWGHVHWMGKGITVIGKYPTGNEPFVEAVAGIFRKAGLEVSVSENIIGWKWAKAIVNSVINGLGTVLGVKNGVLKDDPYLERISIDIAREGCLVAQQLGVEFEIHPLELLWDTIERTRENYNSTLQDIMRGKRTEVDYIHGKIAEYAQSVGLEAPRNELLWALIKAKENLNKSDGEV, from the coding sequence ATGAAGATTTACGTGCTCGGTGCGGGAAGCATAGGCTCTCTCTTCGGGGCCCTCCTGGCGAGAGCGGGAAACGATGTAACTCTCATCGGCAGGGAGCCACAGGTGAGGGCCATAAATGAAAGCGGCTTGAGGGTCTCAGGCGTTGAGGACTTCACAGTTCATCCAAACGCGAGCCTCTACGCCCCCGAAGAGCCTCCTGACCTGCTGATTCTGGCCACAAAATCCTATTCAACCAAAACGGCCCTGGAGTGTGCGAGAAAGTGCCTGGGGCCGGAGACGTGGATTCTGAGCGTCCAGAACGGCCTCGGCAACGAGGAGCTGGCATTAAAGGAGACGCCGAAGGTTATAGGAGGTGTGACCACAAACGGGGCGATGCTGGTCGAGTGGGGCCACGTGCACTGGATGGGGAAGGGGATAACCGTTATAGGCAAGTATCCAACGGGTAATGAGCCATTTGTAGAGGCTGTTGCGGGGATTTTTAGGAAAGCGGGTCTGGAAGTTTCGGTCAGTGAGAACATAATCGGGTGGAAGTGGGCGAAGGCGATAGTCAACTCCGTCATCAACGGTCTTGGAACGGTTCTAGGGGTTAAGAACGGCGTCCTCAAGGACGATCCCTACCTAGAGAGAATTTCCATCGACATCGCCAGGGAAGGCTGTCTCGTTGCACAGCAGCTCGGCGTGGAGTTCGAGATACACCCCCTAGAACTCCTCTGGGACACCATTGAGAGAACGAGGGAGAACTACAACTCCACCCTGCAGGACATAATGCGCGGGAAGAGGACTGAGGTGGACTACATCCACGGGAAAATCGCTGAGTACGCCCAGTCCGTCGGCCTGGAAGCACCGAGGAACGAACTGCTCTGGGCACTGATCAAGGCGAAGGAAAATCTAAATAAATCGGACGGTGAAGTCTAA
- a CDS encoding RNA methyltransferase produces MDASVVLVEPEGPANIGMVARTMKNFGFSRLVLINPNLTEESYSYAVHAKDILENALVLEEFGEALELFDLAVGTTGKPGKNYIPDRAPLMPWELRETLEGYLGRVGLFFGRESIGLRNEELAKLDFTVTIPTSDSYPIMNLAQAVAVVLYELAKKRPEPAVEALTPATRKEKEQLVKTWAELLEVLNYPKDAERREVFVKVFRRFVGRAILYGREVHTLMGPLRKARLRLEECGDAER; encoded by the coding sequence ATGGACGCTTCAGTTGTTTTGGTGGAGCCAGAGGGGCCGGCGAACATAGGCATGGTCGCAAGGACTATGAAGAACTTCGGTTTTTCCAGGCTAGTCCTCATCAACCCTAACCTCACGGAGGAGAGCTACAGCTATGCCGTCCACGCCAAAGATATCCTAGAGAACGCGCTCGTGCTGGAAGAATTCGGGGAGGCGCTTGAACTCTTCGACCTCGCGGTCGGAACCACCGGAAAGCCGGGGAAGAACTACATCCCAGACAGGGCGCCGCTGATGCCCTGGGAGCTGAGGGAGACGCTGGAAGGCTATCTTGGAAGGGTCGGCCTCTTCTTCGGGCGGGAGAGCATCGGGCTGAGGAACGAAGAGCTGGCGAAGCTCGATTTCACGGTAACCATACCGACGAGCGATTCATACCCCATCATGAACCTTGCCCAGGCGGTTGCTGTCGTACTGTACGAACTGGCCAAAAAACGACCGGAACCTGCAGTGGAGGCTCTCACTCCAGCGACGAGGAAGGAGAAGGAGCAGCTCGTTAAGACCTGGGCGGAACTCCTTGAGGTGCTGAACTATCCAAAGGACGCCGAGAGGAGGGAGGTCTTCGTCAAGGTCTTCAGGCGCTTCGTCGGCAGGGCGATTCTCTACGGAAGGGAGGTTCACACGCTGATGGGCCCGCTGAGGAAGGCGAGGCTCAGGCTGGAGGAATGTGGGGATGCTGAGCGCTGA
- the otg gene encoding methylated-DNA--protein-cysteine methyltransferase has protein sequence MLSAEVFEIAGRRVWIGVFWQEKIQGITFSLDREQFERNVERLSGFLRRRGVDLDLAREGSNYPALVRDVIIGKVDNADVLDELSFEGLTPFEGRVYEWLTKNVKRGDIITYGNLAKALGTSPRAIGGAMRRNPYPIVVPCHRVVAKDGIGYYTPRLDEKVFLLKIEGVEGWTSSKLTS, from the coding sequence ATGCTGAGCGCTGAGGTATTTGAGATAGCCGGCAGAAGGGTCTGGATAGGGGTTTTCTGGCAAGAGAAGATCCAGGGGATAACCTTCTCCCTCGACAGAGAACAGTTCGAGAGGAACGTTGAGAGGCTCTCGGGCTTTCTGAGGCGGAGGGGGGTGGACCTGGATTTAGCCCGCGAGGGGTCAAACTACCCGGCCCTCGTGAGGGACGTCATCATTGGAAAGGTTGACAACGCCGACGTTTTGGACGAGCTCTCCTTTGAGGGCCTTACACCCTTTGAGGGGCGCGTTTACGAATGGCTCACGAAAAACGTTAAAAGAGGTGACATTATAACCTACGGTAACCTTGCAAAGGCCCTTGGGACATCTCCGAGGGCCATAGGTGGGGCGATGAGGAGAAACCCCTACCCGATAGTGGTTCCCTGTCACAGGGTGGTGGCTAAAGACGGAATCGGCTACTACACCCCGAGACTGGACGAAAAGGTGTTCCTGCTGAAAATAGAGGGGGTGGAAGGATGGACAAGCTCAAAGCTTACCTCATAG
- a CDS encoding tetratricopeptide repeat protein produces MDKLKAYLIGFLIAVIAIAAGIVWYGGWKLLLQVILTLGFLGVTLMLLFFTGLTLYAESWKYGAILAIFTAISGYGLYLSATWQKLNVVAGIIVFFIAVVAFGIWYISEPDLGLVDRFKSAESLERAGKYKQAARKYEKAGNYLKAAEMYLKLGWMESAAWAYEKAGKYEKAAEIYEGLYEKEKDTYYLKEAHEYWKKAGNMERAAKALERYAEEEPWFWEDVAKLYEELGNEEKAKEAWEKALEYYKKEAEEEGVFWEDVGNIARKLGMEELAREAYQKFLEYCLKEAEEDPMWWKHVAEAYEYLGEKEKAEEARKKYEEYRQEIMKANEETSNFPGEKGE; encoded by the coding sequence ATGGACAAGCTCAAAGCTTACCTCATAGGTTTTTTGATAGCTGTAATAGCTATAGCGGCGGGTATAGTCTGGTACGGCGGCTGGAAGCTGTTGCTTCAGGTGATACTCACGCTTGGGTTCCTCGGCGTTACCCTGATGTTGCTGTTCTTCACGGGGCTGACGTTATACGCCGAGAGCTGGAAGTATGGAGCGATACTCGCCATCTTCACAGCCATAAGTGGCTATGGCCTCTATCTGAGCGCCACATGGCAGAAGCTCAACGTCGTAGCTGGAATTATCGTCTTCTTCATCGCCGTCGTCGCCTTCGGAATCTGGTACATCAGCGAGCCCGACCTCGGACTGGTTGACCGCTTCAAGAGCGCGGAGAGCCTCGAAAGGGCAGGCAAGTACAAGCAGGCCGCTAGGAAGTACGAGAAGGCCGGAAACTACCTGAAGGCCGCTGAAATGTACCTCAAGCTTGGGTGGATGGAGAGCGCCGCCTGGGCCTATGAGAAGGCCGGGAAGTATGAAAAAGCCGCTGAAATCTATGAAGGGCTTTATGAGAAGGAGAAGGACACCTACTACCTCAAGGAGGCCCACGAGTACTGGAAGAAGGCCGGAAATATGGAGAGGGCGGCTAAGGCTTTGGAGCGTTATGCCGAGGAAGAACCGTGGTTCTGGGAGGACGTGGCAAAGCTCTACGAGGAGCTTGGAAACGAGGAGAAAGCTAAGGAAGCCTGGGAGAAAGCCCTCGAGTACTACAAGAAGGAGGCGGAAGAGGAGGGCGTCTTCTGGGAAGACGTCGGCAACATAGCGAGAAAGCTTGGCATGGAGGAACTCGCAAGGGAAGCATATCAGAAGTTCCTTGAGTACTGCCTGAAGGAGGCTGAGGAGGACCCGATGTGGTGGAAGCACGTGGCTGAGGCATACGAGTATCTCGGCGAGAAGGAGAAGGCCGAAGAAGCTAGAAAGAAGTACGAGGAGTACAGGCAGGAAATTATGAAGGCCAACGAGGAAACCTCGAACTTCCCGGGGGAGAAGGGAGAGTAA
- a CDS encoding PIN domain-containing protein: MYEEALQPALNRSKRRPTWKPIPEPPTPTLHRKNRLNNTLSTKPLLPKLQPQPLKSPRYQGFCTKAEKCRRLDFDDASHYATMKAHRISVILPKDRDFDKIKEMETVF, encoded by the coding sequence ATTTACGAAGAGGCTCTCCAGCCAGCTCTGAACAGAAGCAAAAGAAGACCTACATGGAAACCTATTCCAGAACCACCCACTCCTACTCTTCACAGAAAAAACAGACTCAACAACACTCTGTCCACCAAACCTCTCCTGCCTAAACTCCAGCCCCAACCGCTGAAAAGCCCACGGTACCAAGGATTCTGTACCAAAGCTGAGAAGTGCCGGCGACTTGACTTTGACGATGCCAGCCACTACGCCACGATGAAAGCCCATAGAATAAGTGTAATACTCCCAAAAGACCGTGATTTTGACAAAATTAAGGAAATGGAGACGGTCTTTTAG
- a CDS encoding tripartite tricarboxylate transporter permease, translated as MELASLLIQATLLTMFSVFLYVIIGMIPGTDETATIAPITLAFLTAGFDPLLILAWFMGTIVAFKAADAVPTALAAIPGGVMAVPQVPDALVARKYGYSEILLRKGITASVIGTVVAIAITLPLSFYLAPLGELLKNSAGPLNWPGWVYLIVAGTLLLAIMSKAKILALLSIFPFAMLVQGLRGLYGHSAFISIFLAITIGPILYELLTLISPNNHHLRRSDYARIKLVKTRKISLNPLHHLTKAEVTLSSILAGISGILATFMSPVGLTVLFGDLIKESQKDELKGSLMAYAVRDAIKNATYIGGTLIPLIALGVPTGPMSAGPAHPFFAELASFGGLTPRDVLLQRYSTSTIMLVTIYATLFAALLAYTILIKYSKQLTLFVFRKVPAEALYATFLAIVLVLAYNDAGVAGIFGSILVGLISATFVRNGVSIGILFMVLVAAPYLVGLLF; from the coding sequence ATGGAGCTTGCCAGTCTTTTAATTCAGGCCACGCTTTTAACCATGTTCTCTGTTTTTCTGTACGTAATAATCGGAATGATTCCTGGAACCGATGAGACAGCTACAATCGCTCCAATAACCCTGGCATTCTTAACGGCAGGATTTGATCCATTGTTAATTCTTGCATGGTTCATGGGGACAATAGTAGCATTTAAAGCAGCCGATGCAGTTCCCACAGCACTCGCTGCAATACCCGGTGGAGTTATGGCCGTACCCCAAGTTCCGGATGCACTTGTGGCCAGGAAGTATGGATACTCTGAGATACTCCTTAGAAAGGGCATAACAGCAAGCGTCATTGGAACTGTGGTTGCTATCGCGATAACGCTTCCACTCTCATTCTATCTGGCCCCTCTGGGAGAATTGCTCAAAAACTCGGCCGGCCCCTTGAACTGGCCGGGGTGGGTTTACTTAATTGTTGCAGGGACTCTACTGCTGGCAATAATGTCAAAGGCAAAGATACTCGCACTGCTCTCGATATTTCCATTTGCGATGCTTGTTCAAGGACTCAGGGGATTGTATGGGCACTCGGCATTTATAAGCATCTTTCTGGCAATCACAATTGGGCCGATACTTTACGAGCTCTTAACTTTGATCTCTCCGAACAATCATCATTTGAGACGCAGCGATTACGCAAGAATTAAACTCGTAAAAACCAGGAAAATTTCATTGAATCCACTCCATCATCTCACTAAGGCTGAAGTAACTCTCTCCTCTATCCTAGCGGGGATAAGTGGGATTCTGGCAACCTTTATGAGTCCGGTTGGGCTGACGGTTCTCTTTGGAGATCTTATAAAGGAGAGCCAGAAAGATGAGCTCAAAGGGTCGCTCATGGCTTATGCAGTAAGAGATGCTATAAAGAACGCCACATACATTGGAGGAACGCTCATACCTCTTATTGCATTGGGAGTGCCTACAGGCCCAATGTCCGCTGGACCAGCTCATCCGTTCTTTGCTGAACTTGCTTCCTTCGGAGGTTTGACTCCAAGAGATGTACTCCTCCAGAGATACTCAACCTCAACGATAATGCTTGTGACTATCTATGCAACGCTCTTTGCAGCATTACTAGCGTATACAATACTGATCAAGTACTCCAAGCAGCTGACACTGTTCGTTTTTAGAAAAGTACCTGCAGAGGCTTTATATGCCACATTTTTAGCCATAGTGTTGGTTTTGGCTTATAATGATGCAGGAGTTGCAGGAATTTTTGGTTCAATCTTAGTGGGCCTTATCTCGGCAACATTCGTTAGAAACGGCGTTTCAATAGGGATACTCTTCATGGTGCTTGTTGCAGCCCCGTATCTTGTGGGACTTCTATTCTGA
- a CDS encoding nascent polypeptide-associated complex protein yields MMGMNPRQMKKLMRQMGIKMEELEGVKEVIIRMENKEIVLKEPAITVITAQGEKSYQIVPGSEEVRAIINVSEEDIKLVMDQTGADYETARKALIEANGDLAEAILKLTEE; encoded by the coding sequence ATGATGGGAATGAACCCGAGGCAGATGAAGAAGCTCATGCGCCAGATGGGCATCAAGATGGAGGAGCTTGAGGGGGTTAAGGAGGTAATAATCAGGATGGAGAACAAGGAGATAGTCCTCAAGGAGCCGGCTATAACTGTGATAACCGCCCAGGGTGAGAAGAGCTATCAGATAGTTCCCGGAAGCGAGGAAGTGAGGGCAATAATAAACGTCTCCGAGGAGGACATAAAGCTCGTTATGGATCAGACCGGGGCGGACTACGAGACTGCCAGAAAGGCTCTAATAGAGGCCAACGGAGATTTGGCAGAGGCTATCCTCAAGCTGACTGAAGAATGA